The Streptomyces puniciscabiei genomic interval GTGATGGGGACGGCCTCGCTGGGCTGCTGCTGGTTCTTGCTCTGGTCCGGGTCGAGGGCGGTGATCTGGCCGACGTCGAGGACACGGGCGTTGGCGACGATGATCTTCGACTGGTCCGGGTCGCCCTCCTTCTTTCCGGCGAAGGTGGCGTACACGTTGACGTGCGATCCCGGGGTGATCTTCCCTGCCACGCCGGTCGCCGCGTCGATCATGATGGCGACCTCCTGCTGTCCGGGCTGGAGGGCGGGCTGGTCGACGATCATGTCGGTCTGGAGCAGGGAGCCCGCGCGCAGGGTGGTGACGGCGATCTTGCCCTGGATCTGCCGCAGGTCGGTGACCGCGTTGCCGGACAGCCACCGCCTGGGCATCTTGATCTTCTCGAACTGGCCGGCGCCGAGGGTGGTGTACGGCTTCACGTCGGACCGCACCCGGTAGGCGGTGACCTCCGGCCCGACCTTGGAATCGACGTTGTGGACGACGGAGAGCACGCCGGCGAACGCGCCGAGAGCGCACAGGACCGAGAGGATCAGGAGTATCACGCCGCGGCGCTGACGGGAGTTCATGAACCGTGCAACCTCATTGGGGGAATCGGTCGAGCGGGCTGGGGACGTACGGGTCGGGTCAGGCGGGCGTGCGCTGTTCCAGGGCGCGGGGCGCGGCTGCTTCGCGGGCGGGCGGGGTGGCGGAGCAGAAGACGCAGCGGTCGCCGATGACGTCCAGGCCGCACCAGTGGCAGGTGGTCTGCCGCACCGAGGTCACCAGCTGATACAGGACGGACAGATCGGCGAGGTAGCTGCAGAACTCGGTCATGCGGCCCGTCCCCCACCACACCGGGGACTCGGCGGGCAGCGGGACCTCGCGCAGCCCGTGCACGCTCCACTGCCCCGCGAGACCGGCGACCCAGTCCCCCTGCAGCTGCCCCTTGGCGACGAGCATCCAGGTGTTGAACTCGGGGCCTTTGAGCGTGACACCGGGTCCGGTGCGCACGAGCTGCGGCTCGGGGTGCGCGAGCACGGCGAACTGGCTGCCGGGCACCCAGGACTTGGCGTGCGCCTTCAGTCCGACCGGCACCCGGTCCAGCCTGGAGACCGAGGCGAGTACGGCCCCGGCGTGGATGTAGTGGGTGAGCAGCCGCCCGGCGGAGGCGAGGACGCCCGGGCTGAGGTCGCAGGAGGCCAGCTGCCGCAGCTGCCGGGCGAGCACGGCGATGCCGAGGGGCGGCAGTTCAGGGCGGAAGACGGCGATGCGGTCGCTCTCCAGCAGCGAGCGCAGGGTGTGCAGCCGCCGTACGACGGGCTCGGGGGTCGCGGTCGAGCAGACGACGATGACGTATCCGTACTGCTCGGTCAGGGTGTGGAGTTCGGTGAGCGCGTGCTCCAGGGGCCGCTGGTCGAGGCCGCCGAGCACGACGGCCGGCATGGTCCGTTCGTCCTGCGCCGGCAGCGCCATGTCGGCACTGGTCACGGCAATGGCAGTTGGCACGCGCAGCTCCCCGCTCTTCACACCCGCCGGCCCACGGAGGTGACTCCCGTGCGCCAGGACGACTTCACTGCGTGACTACGTGAGCACTGTATCCACGGCCGTATGACCGGAGAACAGCGTTTGTGAAGCTCGCATGGAACTCTCCGGTCACAACTCAGGCCATATCCGGACAGCTTGAGCCGCGATCCGGAAACGGTTTTGGTCTGGACCTCTTGACACCCGGATTGGTCTGGACCAACTTGTATGCCCAACGGTGGCCACCGCATCTCTCCCCCTCCCTCCCTCGCCAAGGCTCCCTCGCCGACGCCCCCTTCCCCACCGGAGGCCCCAGTGGACCATGCACCAGGCATACCCAGACCCCGTGGACGGCGAATCACCCTGTGGTCCGCCGCCACGGCCCTCGCCCTGTCCGTAGCGGGCCTCACCGCGGCCGCGGGCCCGGCCTCCGCCGCGGACGTCAACAACGTCAGGAACGCGGGCTTCGAGTCGGGCCTGTCCAACTGGACCTGCACCGCCGGCAGCGGCACGACGGTCTCCTCCCCGGTGCACTCCGGCACCTCCGCACTGAAGGCGACCCCGGCCGGCCAGGACGACGCCCAGTGCACCCAGACGGTCGCGGTCAAGCCCAACTCGACGTACACCCTCGGCGCATGGGTCCAGGGCGGTTACTCCTACCTGGGCGTGACCGGCACGGGCACGACGGACGTGTCCACGTGGACGCCGGACACCTCCGCCTGGAAACAGCTGTCCACGACCTTCACCACAGGCGCGTCGACGACCTCGGTCACGGTCTACACGCACGGCTGGTACGGCCAGGCGGCCTACTACGCCGACGACGTCTCGGTCTACGGCCCCGACGGCGGCGGGGGCGGCGACCCGGCCCCCACCATCCCGGCGGCTCCGGCCGGCCTGACGGTCACCGGTACGACCTCCTCCTCCGCGTCCCTGTCCTGGTCCCCGGTGACGGGCGCGACGGGCTACAACGTCTACCGCGACGGCACGAAGGTGACGGCGGTGACGGGGACGTCGGCCACGGTGACGGGCCTGACGGCGTCCACGTCGTACTCCTTCCAGGTGACGGCGACGAACACGGCGGGCGAGTCGGCGAAGTCGGCAGCGGTGACCGCCACGACGTCCTCCGGAGGCAGCAGCGGTGGTGGCGGTGGCTCCCTGCCCAGGCACGCGGTGACCGGCTACTGGCAGAACTTCAACAACGGCGCGACGGTCCAGAAGCTGTCGGACGTCCCCTCGTCGTACGACATCATCGCGGTGGCCTTCGCGGACGCCACGTCGACTCCGGGTGCCGTGACCTTCAACCTGGACTCGTCCGGCCTGGGCGGCTACACGGTGGACCAGTTCAAGGCGGACATCAAGGCCAAGCAGGCGGCCGGCAAGAAGGTCGTCATCTCGATCGGCGGCCAGAACGGCACGGTGTCGATCAGCGATTCCGCCTCGGCGACGAACTTCGCGAACTCGGTGTACGGCCTGATGCAGACGTACGGCTTCGACGGCGTGGACATCGACCTGGAGAACGGCCTCGACGCGACCTACATGACACAGGCCCTGCGCGCCCTGTCGGCCAAGGCGGGCTCGTCCCTGATCATCACGATGGCCCCGCAGACGATCGACATGCAGTCGACGTCGAACGCGTACTTCCAGACGGCGCTGAACGTGAAGGACATCCTCACGGTCGTCAACATGCAGTACTACAACAGCGGTTCCATGCTGGGCTGTGACGGCAAGGTCTACAGCCAGGGATCGGTCGACTTCCTCACCGCCCTCGCCTGCATCCAGCTCCAGGGCGGTCTGGCCCCGTCCCAGGTGGGCCTCGGCCTCCCGGCTTCCACGAGCGCGGCGGGCAGCGGCTACGTGTCCCCCACCGTGGTGAACAACGCCCTGGACTGCCTGACGGCCGGCACCGGCTGCGGCACCTTCAAGCCGTCCAAGACCTATCCCGACCTGCGGGGCGCGATGACCTGGTCGACGAACTGGGACGCGTCGGCGGGCAACGCGTGGTCGAACGCGGTGGGGGCGCATGTGCACGCGCTGCCGTGACCCGAGATCCCTCTGGTGAGACGACGACGCCCGGGCCTTCAGCGGCCCGGGCGTGATCACCGGCAGGTTCGCGGCCGGACCCCTATGCGGACTCTTCGTCCGCGGAGCCTTCCTCGAAGTACGCGTCCAGCACCGCGTCCAACTGCTCGTCCCACTCCTTGAAGCGGGACCTCGTCGTCGCCTCGATCTCGATGGGGTACCAGCGCCGCTCGGGGGTGTGCACGGTGATCGTGTAGCGCTTGCCGAAGCGGGGAGTCTCCGTCTCCACCGCCGCGATCTCGTCCCAGCGGAACTCGCAGGACTCCTCGTCCAGACGGAGACGGACGCCCTTGCGGTCGGCCACGAACTTCGCCCGGCGGTCGGAGGCCTCGAAGGCCGGGCCGTCCTCGGGGCCGTCCTCCGGGCCGTCGTCAAGGCCGTCGACGTCCGTCGTCTCGCCGGGCTCCGCGGTCTCCTGGGGCGCCTTCGAGTCCTCCGGTTCCGACGACCCCGCCTCCGCCGGCACCGCCGCGTCCTCCGGCTCATCGGACTTCGCCGGTGCCGGGGCCGTGATTCCGGGGATGAACGCCGGGTCGAAACCGGCGCCCGTCACGGGCTCGGCCTTCAACGGCTCGGCCCCCGACGGCTTGCTGCTCGCTCCTATGCGCTGCTCCACGGCGGCAGTATGGACGACTTCCCTGTGCCGGAACCAGTCAGCCCGCTCATCCCCGGTTTCACTCACGTCACGTTCACACGAACAAACCGACCACCGCCGCCACCGTGAACCCCGTCACCGACAGCACCGACTCCAGGACCGTCCAGGTGCGCAGCGTGTCGCGTTCGGTGATGCCGAAGTACTTGGCCACCATCCAGAAGCCGCCGTCGTTGACATGTGACGCGAAGATGGATCCCGCGGAGATGGCCATGATGACCAGGGCCACGAAGGGCTGGGAGTGGTGGCCCTCCGAGAGCAGGGGCGCCACGATGCCCGCCGTGGTCACGATCGCCACCGTCGCCGAGCCCTGCGCCACCCGCAGGACCAGCGAGATCAGGTACGACAGCACGATCACCGGCAGACCCACGCCGTGGAACGTGTCCGACAGGGCCTGGGCCACGCCGCTCGCCTTCAGTACGGCGCCGAAGACCCCGCCCGCGCCCACCACCAGCAGGATGTTGCCGACCGGCTTGAGGGAGGAAGTGGACACCGCCTCCAGGGACTTGCGCGACCAGCCGCGGCGGATGCCCAGGAGGTAGTAGGCGAGGAGGAGGGCCAGGGTCAGGGCCAGGAAGGGGTGGCCGAAGAACTCCAGGACCGAGCGGGTGGGGGACGGGTCCAGGGCGATCGAGGAGAAGGTGGCCGCGAGGATCAGGACGAGGGGTGTGCCGATGATGGCCAGGACCGTGGCGAGCGGCACCGGACGCTCCTGCGGTTCCACTCCCTGGGCGCGCTGTTCGGCCACGACCGCCCGCTTCGCCTCCTGAGCCGCTTCGACCATGTCCTGCGGTACGGCGACGAAGATCCGCTGTCCGATCCAGGCGGAGTACGCCCAGGCGGCCAGTACGGCCGGGATGCCGCAGACGATGCCCATGAGGATGATCCAGCCGAGCTGGACGTGGAGGAGGCCGGCGGCGGCGACCGGGCCGGGGTGCGGGGGCAGGAAGGCGTGGGTCATGGAGAGGCCCGCCAGCAGGGGCAGGCAGTAGAGCAGGATCGACTTGCCGCCCCGCTTGGCCGCCGCGTAGACGAGCGGGGCCAGGACGAAGATGCCCACGTCGAAGAAGACCGGGATACCGAAGATCAGGCCCGTCATGCCCATGGCCAGGGGGGCACGCCGCTCGCCGAACAGACCCAGCAGGCGGGCCGCCAGCACCTCCGCGCCGCCGCTGACCTCGAGGATCGCGCCGAGCATCGTACCGAGCCCGATGATGATCGCGACATGGCCGAGGATGCCGCCCATGCCGGACTCGATGGTGGAGACGGCGTCGGAGCGCTGGACCGTGCCGAAGAGCTCGGTGACCGACAGGCCGGCCAGCAGGCCCACGGCCATGGAGACGGCCAGGAGGGCCACGAAGGGCTGCAGCCGGACCTTGATGATCAGGAACAGCAGCAGGGCTATGCCGAGGGCCGCGACCGTGAGGAGGCCGGGCGTGCCGTGCAGGAGGAGGAGCAGGCCTCCGGTGTGGGGTGGGGTGGCGGGCGCGGCAGCAGCCGCGGAAACATCGGACATACGGGGGTCCTCTGCGTGAGTTCATGGTGCTTTCGGGCAGGGGGGATCGCGGTGCGGCGGCCCGGGGGTGGGGGCCGTCGTACCGTGAGAGGACGTGCGGGAGGTGAGGGACCGTCAGGCGCTCAGCCGAGTACGGCGAGCGCGTCGATCTCGATGAGGAGGCCGGCCGGGAGACCGACGTACACCGTGGTCCGGGCAGCGGGCGGCTGGGTGAGGCCCTGCTCCTCGAAGTAGGCGTTGTAGATCTCGTTCATCTCGGCGAAGTGGTCCACGTCGGTGAGGTAGACGCGGATCATCATCACGTCGTCCCAGGTGGCGCCGCCCTCTTCGAGGATCGCCTTGACGTTGGCGAGGGTCTGGAGGGTCTGCTCGCGCAGGGTGGGACCGGCCGGTGTCGGGGGCTTGCCCTCCTCGGCGGGCAGGAAGCCGACCTGGCCGGCGACCTGGAGGATGTTGCCCTTCTTCACGCCGTGGGAGAACTTGGCGGGCGGGGTGGTGTGGGTCTTCGGGGTGAGGGCGGTCTTTTCCGTCGTGTCCGTCATTCGGGGTCCCTTACTGGCGTTCTTCCGGAGTACTCGCCGCTGATCGCGTCCGCGGTACGGCGGACCTGCGGGAGCAGGGTGAGGAGTTCCTCGGCGGTGACGACCACGTTCGGCGCGGACACCGACATCGCGGCGACCACGCGGCCGTCGGCGCCGCGGATGGGGGCGGCGACGCAGTTGATGGACTCCTCGTGGCCACCGAGGTCGGTGGCCCAGCCCTGTTCGCGGACCTTCTCCAACTCCCGCAGGAAGGCAGCGGCGTTGGCGGTCGAACGGGGCGTGTACAGGGGGTATTCGAGCTTGTCGGCGAGGGCGCGGCGCTCGGGTTCGGGCAGGTCGGCGAGGAGGAGTTTGGCCACGGCCGCGACGGTGATGGCGACGGGTTTGCCGATCCGCGAGTACATGCGGACCGGGTAGCGGCTGTCCACCTTGTCGATGTAGAGGACCTCGCCCTCCTCGTACACGGCGAGGTGCACGGTGTGGCCGCAGGCCTCGTTCAGCCGTACCAGGTGGGGGTGGGCGATCTCGCGGATGTCGAGGTTCTCCATGGCCTCCTGGGCGAGGGCGAAGAGGCGGGCGCCGAGGCGGTAGCGCTGGTCGGACTGGCGGTACACCAGGCCGTGCTCGTGCAGGGTGCGCAGGAGGCGGAGTGCCGTGGACTTGTGCACGCCCAGGCGGTCGGCGACCTGGCCGAGGTCGGCGGGGCCCTCGGCGAGGAGCGGCAGGATGCTCAGGGCGCGGTCTACGGTCTGGCTCATGGGGTGTTCGCCTCCTGTGTGGCCCGCTCGGCCTGCGTCCAGCCGGGGGCGAGTCGAAGTCTCCCCCATGCGGTGTCGTCCAGGGCGGCCAGGCGGTCGGCGTGGTCCCGGGCGGGGGGTGCGGCCAGGTCGCCGGGGGTGGTGAGGGCGGCGGCGGCGAAGAGGTGGCCGTGGCGGAGGCGGTCCCGGACGGGCAGGTCGCGGAGGGTGGCGGAAAGGAAGCCGGCGGCGAAGGCGTCTCCCGCGCCGACGTGGGCGACGACGTCCACTCGGGGAGCGCGGACGAACGTCGCGGTGCCGTCGGCGTCCTCCATGCCGTCGCTGGTCGTGCCGAAGGCGGTCGCGCCGCCCTTGCCCTGCTTGACGACGACCATCGCCGGCTCGGGCAGCGCCCCGACGATGGACCGTCCGCCGTGCAGCCCCCAGGCGTCACGTGCCTCGTCGTCCCCCACGAACACGATGTCCGCGCGCCGCGCCAGGTCCAGCAGGACGCGCGGTCCGTCGGTGCCGCGCCACAGCGCGGGCCGGTAGTTGACGTCGAAGGACACCAGCGGACGGCCGGGGCGGAGTGCCGTCAGCTCGCGCATCAGGTCCAGGCACTCGCCTGACAGTGCGGCCGTGATCCCCGACAGGTGCAGCACGCGGCCCGCCCGTACCGCGCCGAGGTCCACGTTGCCCACCGACATCGCCGAAGCCGCCGATCCCGCCCGGTAGTACGCCACCTCGTGGGCACCCGTGCCCCGGTCGCCGGCGGTACGGAAATACACCCCCGTCGGACGCTCGGGGTCGCGGGAGACGGACGAGACGTCGACGCCGTACCCGGCGATGCGCTCCACCAGGTGGTCGCCGAAGCCGTCCGCGCCGACCCGGCCGATCCAGCGGGCGCTGTGCCCGGCGGCGGCCAGCACGCAGGCCACGTTGGACTCGGCGCCGCCGATCGCGCGGTGGAAGGAGGGCACGTCCGCGAGGCGGCCCGGGCGGCTGGGCAGGAAGGTGACCATGGACTCGCCGAGCGCCACCACGTCCACGTCATGCACGGCCGAACCCTTCACGGGGTAAGCAGCGTCCTTGATGATGACTCCTGATCCGATACCCGGGTACGGCTCCGTTGACCCGGCGTCGGCGAGATGCTAGACACCAAGCAGCAACACACGCAATGACCGTTGCAGAGAGTGCAACGCGTCGAGAGAGGGGCTCCATGAGCAGCAGTGAAGCGCTCGCCCGGCTGGCCGAGGAACGCGTCGACCACCGCTTCAAGGGCCTCCCCCCGGACGCCGACGGCCTCACCGTCGGCGAGCTGACCGCCCAGCGCCGCAACCTCTTCTCGGAAGAACCCGGAAGCGGCGGCTTCACCACTCCCCTGCTCGTCCTCTCGGCGGAGCGGCTCGCGCACAACCTGGCGCTCATGGAGACGTACGCCGCCCGGCACGGTCTGGCCTTCGCCCCGCACGGCAAGACCTCCATGGCCCCGCAGCTCTTCCAGCGCCAGATCGAGCACGGCGCCTGGGGCATCACGCTGGCGGTCCCCCACCAGGTGCGGGTCGCCCGGGCGTTCGGCGTCCAGCGGGTCTTCCTCGCCAATGAGCTGGTCGACGCCCCGGCGCTGCGGTGGATCGCCGCGGAACTCGCCGCCGACCCGGACTTCCGGCTCGTCTGCTACGTCGACTCCGTGCGCGGCGTCGAGCTGATGGACGCGGCCCTGGAGGGCTCCGCGCGGCCCGTCGACGTCGTCGTGGAGCTCGGCGCCGGCGAGGGTGCGCGCACCGGGGTGCGCACGGAGGCCGAGGCCCTCGCGGTGGCCGGTGCCGTGGGCCGTACCCGGACGCTGCGGCTCGTGGGCGTCGCCGGTTACGAGGGCGAGGTGCCGCAGGCCGATCCGGAGCGGGTGCGGTCGTATCTGCGGCGGCTGGTCGCGCTGGCCGC includes:
- a CDS encoding sugar kinase, with protein sequence MDVVALGESMVTFLPSRPGRLADVPSFHRAIGGAESNVACVLAAAGHSARWIGRVGADGFGDHLVERIAGYGVDVSSVSRDPERPTGVYFRTAGDRGTGAHEVAYYRAGSAASAMSVGNVDLGAVRAGRVLHLSGITAALSGECLDLMRELTALRPGRPLVSFDVNYRPALWRGTDGPRVLLDLARRADIVFVGDDEARDAWGLHGGRSIVGALPEPAMVVVKQGKGGATAFGTTSDGMEDADGTATFVRAPRVDVVAHVGAGDAFAAGFLSATLRDLPVRDRLRHGHLFAAAALTTPGDLAAPPARDHADRLAALDDTAWGRLRLAPGWTQAERATQEANTP
- the cpaB gene encoding Flp pilus assembly protein CpaB, whose translation is MNSRQRRGVILLILSVLCALGAFAGVLSVVHNVDSKVGPEVTAYRVRSDVKPYTTLGAGQFEKIKMPRRWLSGNAVTDLRQIQGKIAVTTLRAGSLLQTDMIVDQPALQPGQQEVAIMIDAATGVAGKITPGSHVNVYATFAGKKEGDPDQSKIIVANARVLDVGQITALDPDQSKNQQQPSEAVPITFALSTLDAQRITYAESFAQRVRLALVAPGSETGVPDRDRTYELATDK
- a CDS encoding RidA family protein, with the protein product MTDTTEKTALTPKTHTTPPAKFSHGVKKGNILQVAGQVGFLPAEEGKPPTPAGPTLREQTLQTLANVKAILEEGGATWDDVMMIRVYLTDVDHFAEMNEIYNAYFEEQGLTQPPAARTTVYVGLPAGLLIEIDALAVLG
- a CDS encoding chitinase — encoded protein: MDHAPGIPRPRGRRITLWSAATALALSVAGLTAAAGPASAADVNNVRNAGFESGLSNWTCTAGSGTTVSSPVHSGTSALKATPAGQDDAQCTQTVAVKPNSTYTLGAWVQGGYSYLGVTGTGTTDVSTWTPDTSAWKQLSTTFTTGASTTSVTVYTHGWYGQAAYYADDVSVYGPDGGGGGDPAPTIPAAPAGLTVTGTTSSSASLSWSPVTGATGYNVYRDGTKVTAVTGTSATVTGLTASTSYSFQVTATNTAGESAKSAAVTATTSSGGSSGGGGGSLPRHAVTGYWQNFNNGATVQKLSDVPSSYDIIAVAFADATSTPGAVTFNLDSSGLGGYTVDQFKADIKAKQAAGKKVVISIGGQNGTVSISDSASATNFANSVYGLMQTYGFDGVDIDLENGLDATYMTQALRALSAKAGSSLIITMAPQTIDMQSTSNAYFQTALNVKDILTVVNMQYYNSGSMLGCDGKVYSQGSVDFLTALACIQLQGGLAPSQVGLGLPASTSAAGSGYVSPTVVNNALDCLTAGTGCGTFKPSKTYPDLRGAMTWSTNWDASAGNAWSNAVGAHVHALP
- a CDS encoding GntP family permease; protein product: MSDVSAAAAAPATPPHTGGLLLLLHGTPGLLTVAALGIALLLFLIIKVRLQPFVALLAVSMAVGLLAGLSVTELFGTVQRSDAVSTIESGMGGILGHVAIIIGLGTMLGAILEVSGGAEVLAARLLGLFGERRAPLAMGMTGLIFGIPVFFDVGIFVLAPLVYAAAKRGGKSILLYCLPLLAGLSMTHAFLPPHPGPVAAAGLLHVQLGWIILMGIVCGIPAVLAAWAYSAWIGQRIFVAVPQDMVEAAQEAKRAVVAEQRAQGVEPQERPVPLATVLAIIGTPLVLILAATFSSIALDPSPTRSVLEFFGHPFLALTLALLLAYYLLGIRRGWSRKSLEAVSTSSLKPVGNILLVVGAGGVFGAVLKASGVAQALSDTFHGVGLPVIVLSYLISLVLRVAQGSATVAIVTTAGIVAPLLSEGHHSQPFVALVIMAISAGSIFASHVNDGGFWMVAKYFGITERDTLRTWTVLESVLSVTGFTVAAVVGLFV
- a CDS encoding IclR family transcriptional regulator, with product MSQTVDRALSILPLLAEGPADLGQVADRLGVHKSTALRLLRTLHEHGLVYRQSDQRYRLGARLFALAQEAMENLDIREIAHPHLVRLNEACGHTVHLAVYEEGEVLYIDKVDSRYPVRMYSRIGKPVAITVAAVAKLLLADLPEPERRALADKLEYPLYTPRSTANAAAFLRELEKVREQGWATDLGGHEESINCVAAPIRGADGRVVAAMSVSAPNVVVTAEELLTLLPQVRRTADAISGEYSGRTPVRDPE
- a CDS encoding amino acid deaminase, which gives rise to MSSSEALARLAEERVDHRFKGLPPDADGLTVGELTAQRRNLFSEEPGSGGFTTPLLVLSAERLAHNLALMETYAARHGLAFAPHGKTSMAPQLFQRQIEHGAWGITLAVPHQVRVARAFGVQRVFLANELVDAPALRWIAAELAADPDFRLVCYVDSVRGVELMDAALEGSARPVDVVVELGAGEGARTGVRTEAEALAVAGAVGRTRTLRLVGVAGYEGEVPQADPERVRSYLRRLVALAAGLDRAGHLKDAEEIVVSAGGSAWFDAVADVFEEIPELSLPVLKLLRSGAYVSHDDGHYRRLTPFTRVPEEGALEPAFRLWAQVVSRPTPQQAFADAGKRDAAHDLDLPTAQVVRRNGAERPADGITVTGLSDQHAWLRTEPGADVEVGDWIGLGLSHPCTSFDKWQLIPVVEADGTVVEYIRTFF